Proteins encoded by one window of Channa argus isolate prfri chromosome 1, Channa argus male v1.0, whole genome shotgun sequence:
- the txnipa gene encoding thioredoxin interacting protein a gives MVAMKKVKLFQIVFTDPSKSFYCGGDKVCGRVEVEVNEVTRVSAVKALALGCAKVEYAKGKQRCRQEAEYLRHEEVLRLDDQPTDADGSVVLRPGNKYEYIFAFELPQQGQLVSSYKGKFGYVHYYVKAVMERPQQPNLECKKSFEVEEPLDVNTPDLLSPTGGMKEKKVTCMFIPDGQVSLNAKIDRRGFCEGEDICINAKFENTCSRIVVPKAAIIAKHIYQANGRTKVFRQKLSSVRGNHIISGMCDAWQGKTIRVPKIKPSMLGSNIIRVEYALMIYIHIPGSEKLILELPLVIGTAGLGSRTNSVSSQEGSVSNASQSWVSLRMPSDPPSCCDISRNFSLDQPLTPLLDDFDGDDSPIFMNTSAFPFPPSPPAYSEVEEDYHANPHMLPVC, from the exons ATGGTGGCAATGAAGAAAGTTAAACTCTTCCAAATTGTCTTCACGGACCCAAGCAAGTCGTTTTACTGCGGAGGGGACAAGGTGTGTGGTCGGGTAGAAGTGGAGGTGAACGAAGTGACACGTGTGTCCGCTGTGAAGGCTCTAGCTCTGGGCTGCGCCAAGGTGGAGTACGCTAAGGGCAAGCAACGATGCCGACAGGAGGCCGAGTACCTCCGGCACGAAGAGGTGTTGCGTCTGGACGATCAGCCGACAG atgCTGATGGGTCAGTTGTCTTGAGGCCTGGCAACAAATATGAGTACATCTTTGCATTTGAGCTTCCTCAGCAGGG GCAGTTGGTGTCATCGTACAAGGGGAAATTTGGCTACGTCCATTACTATGTGAAGGCTGTGATGGAGAGGCCACAGCAGCCCAACCTTGAGTGCAAGAAATCCTTTGAGGTGGAGGAGCCTCTGGATGTGAACACACCAGACTTGCTG TCTCCCACAGGTGGcatgaaggaaaagaaagtgaCCTGCATGTTCATTCCTGATGGCCAAGTGTCCCTGAATGCAAAGATTGATCGCCGTGGTTTCTGTGAAGGGGAGGACATCTGCATCAATGCAAAGTTTGAGAACACCTGCTCCCGCATTGTGGTGCCCAAGGCTGCCATCATTGCCAAACATATTTACCAGGCCAACGGCCGCACCAAGGTTTTTCGTCAGAAGCTGTCCTCTGTGCGTGGAAACCATATAATTTCTGGCATGTGTGATGCCTGGCAGGGAAAGACGATCAGGGTGCCAAAGATCAAGCCCTCCATGCTGGGCTCCAACATCATCCGCGTGGAGTATGCTCTGATG ATTTACATCCACATCCCTGGTAGTGAGAAACTGATCCTGGAGCTGCCTCTTGTCATTGGGACTGCTGGTCTGGGCAGCCGCACCAACAGTGTAAGCAGCCAGGAGGGCTCTGTCAGTAATGCCTCCCAGAGCTGGGTGTCCCTCAGGATGCCTTCCGACCCTCCCAGCTGCTGTGACATCAGCCGCAACTTCAGCCTTGACCAGCCCCTCACGCCACTCCTGGATGACTTTGATGGTGATGACAGCCCCATCTTTATGAATACATCAGCATTCCCGTTCCCCCCATCACCTCCAGCATACTCTGAG GTGGAGGAAGATTACCATGCCAACCCTCACATGCTGCCAGTCTGCTGA